The stretch of DNA GCTGGCGTGGGACGGCGGGCTGGAGCGGTACGCGCGCGACTACGCgagggcgcgcgcgcgcgccgggtgcGCGCTCGTGCACTCGCACGGGCGGTACGGGGAGAACCTGTTCCGCGgcagcggcgccggcggcgggggcgGGTGGACGCCCGAGGCCGTGGTGGAGGCGTGGGTGGTGAAGGAGCGGGCCATGTACGACGCCCGGTACAACGCCTGCCGCGGCGCCCGGGGCGCGTGCGGGCACTACACGCAGATCGTGTGGCGGAAGACCACCAGGGTCGGCTGCGCCACGGCGATCTGCGCCGGCGGCCGCGGCACCTTCGCGGTCTGCGCGTACGACCCGCCCGGCAACTACGCCGGCGTCAGGCCGTACTAGGCGAGGGCCGT from Triticum dicoccoides isolate Atlit2015 ecotype Zavitan chromosome 6A, WEW_v2.0, whole genome shotgun sequence encodes:
- the LOC119314381 gene encoding pathogenesis-related protein PR-1-like, whose translation is MPPPRRGAAALLVLAAVILLAAGGADAARGHRKAGGGISQQAWRFLASHNAARRAVGVRALAWDGGLERYARDYARARARAGCALVHSHGRYGENLFRGSGAGGGGGWTPEAVVEAWVVKERAMYDARYNACRGARGACGHYTQIVWRKTTRVGCATAICAGGRGTFAVCAYDPPGNYAGVRPY